One Oryza glaberrima chromosome 11, OglaRS2, whole genome shotgun sequence genomic region harbors:
- the LOC127753682 gene encoding uncharacterized protein LOC127753682, whose product MAAAAASTTSMMTRPQLLHLFSRFSFLTSLPEVKARIADAVRDKQEAVAVTTEIQEEILREMGIDPSFGIGCLGKVNVMYEDDMELMVKFYQFVAKEEMAIDEAELDPREFAEKLHAQHKLQEQQLKMLIQMRKYNPESQSVILETLRKQLESANFDTDASILTPEQIQEIVEN is encoded by the exons atggcggcggcggcggcgagcaccacgAGCATGATGACGAGGCCGCAGCTGCTCCACCTCTTCTCCCGCTTCTCCTTCCTCACCTCCCTCCCAG AGGTCAAGGCGCGGATCGCTGACGCCGTCAGGGACAAGCAG GAGGCTGTAGCGGTGACCACCGAGATACAGGAGGAGATTCTCCGTGAGATGGGAATCG ATCCAAGTTTTGGTATTGGCTGCCTTGGAAAGGTGAACGTTATGTATGAGGATGACATGGAATTGATGGTTAAGTTCTATCAGTTTGTTGCCAA AGAAGAGATGGCTATTGATGAAGCTGAGCTTGATCCTAGAGAGTTTGCTGAAAAATTACATGCTCAGCATAAATTACAGGAACAG CAATTGAAGATGTTGATTCAGATGAGAAAATATAACCCAGAGAGCCAATCCGTCATACTCGAAACT TTGCGCAAGCAGTTGGAGAGTGCTAATTTCGATACCGACGCGTCGATCTTGACTCCGGAGCAGATCCAAGAGATTGTTGAGAACTag